Proteins encoded together in one Vigna angularis cultivar LongXiaoDou No.4 chromosome 5, ASM1680809v1, whole genome shotgun sequence window:
- the LOC108339937 gene encoding protein JINGUBANG yields the protein MTNAQGGSMLVEPNTHKALHRPKFGALLHSEPNNIDADNFQYNHRNNVSHMNYTDSSNDVSPYSMSPLNYPNHSSSPLNKSPWVLPASPAINPFHHHQDHLPGNSLIGSLVREEGHIYSLAVSGDLLYTGSDSKNIRVWKHLKDYTGFKSSSGLVKTIIIAAGKIFTGHQDGKIRVWKVSSKNPSKHKRIGSLPTFKDYMKCSMNPKNYVEVRRNRNAVKVKHFDAVSSLSLDKDEGLLYSGSWDKTVKVWRVADFKCLESINAHDDAVNAVVAMPGGCVLTGSADGTVKMWRRVSDEKGKKPKHLLSRVLLKQENAVTALAVNREGTVLYCGSSDGMVNFWENEEKCGFTHGGVLRGHKLAVLCLAVAGNLLFSGSADKKVCVWKRDESGFHTCHSVLTGHVGPVKCIAVEEDQAQPEKPRNRKDDQRWIVYTGSLDKSVKVWRVSEQAPELSSFQTWATPGPFTT from the coding sequence ATGACTAACGCACAAGGCGGCTCCATGTTGGTGGAGCCAAACACACACAAGGCCTTACACAGACCCAAATTTGGAGCCTTGTTGCACTCCGAACCCAACAACATCGATGCCGATAACTTCCAATATAACCACCGCAACAACGTCAGCCACATGAACTACACCGATAGCAGCAATGATGTCTCTCCCTACTCCATGTCCCCATTGAACTACCCAAACCATTCTTCATCTCCTCTCAACAAGTCTCCATGGGTTTTACCCGCCTCACCCGCGATAAACcccttccaccaccaccaagaCCACCTCCCCGGCAACAGCCTCATCGGATCCCTCGTTCGCGAAGAGGGTCACATATATTCCTTGGCCGTTTCCGGAGACTTGTTATACACCGGCTCCGACAGCAAGAATATAAGAGTTTGGAAGCATCTCAAGGACTACACCGGCTTCAAATCAAGCAGTGGATTGGTTAAAACCATAATAATCGCCGCCGGAAAAATCTTCACCGGCCACCAAGACGGTAAGATCAGAGTGTGGAAGGTTTCCTCCAAGAATCCAAGCAAGCATAAACGCATCGGGAGCTTGCCAACGTTCAAAGATTACATGAAGTGTTCCATGAACCCCAAGAATTACGTGGAGGTTCGCCGGAACCGGAACGCGGTGAAGGTGAAGCACTTCGACGCCGTTTCGAGTCTCAGTCTGGACAAGGACGAAGGGTTGCTGTACTCCGGGTCGTGGGACAAGACGGTCAAGGTGTGGCGCGTGGCGGATTTCAAGTGCCTGGAGTCGATCAACGCGCACGACGATGCGGTGAACGCGGTGGTGGCGATGCCCGGAGGGTGCGTGTTGACGGGGTCCGCGGATGGGACGGTGAAGATGTGGAGGAGGGTGAGCGACGAGAAGGGGAAGAAGCCGAAGCATCTGTTGAGCAGGGTTTTGCTGAAGCAGGAGAACGCGGTTACGGCGCTGGCGGTGAACCGCGAGGGCACGGTGCTTTATTGCGGTTCCTCCGATGGTATGGTGAACTTCTGGGAGAATGAGGAGAAGTGTGGGTTCACGCACGGCGGCGTTTTGAGGGGTCACAAGCTAGCCGTGCTCTGCCTGGCCGTGGCGGGGAACCTTCTCTTTAGTGGGTCTGCGGATAAGAAAGTGTGCGTGTGGAAGCGCGACGAGAGTGGGTTCCACACTTGCCATTCGGTTCTGACGGGTCACGTGGGTCCTGTTAAATGTATCGCCGTGGAGGAGGATCAGGCGCAACCGGAGAAGCCTCGCAACAGGAAAGATGATCAGCGGTGGATTGTGTACACGGGTAGCTTGGACAAGTCGGTGAAGGTGTGGCGCGTGTCCGAACAGGCGCCGGAGTTGAGCTCGTTTCAAACCTGGGCCACTCCTGGTCCCTTTACCACATAA